In Archangium lipolyticum, the genomic stretch GTCATCCCTTCACGCACACCACCTGCCGCAGCGTGTGGACCACCTCCACCAGGTCCGCCTGCGCCGCCATCACCGCGTCGATCGGCTTGTAGGCCGCCGGCGTCTCGTCGATGACCTCCGCGTCCTTCCGGCACTCGATTCCCTCCGTCGCCTTCGCGTGGTCATCCAGCGTGAAGCGCCGCTTCGCCGCCTCGCGCGACATCACCCGCCCCGCTCCGTGGCTGCACGAGTGGAACGCCTCCGCGTTCCCCTTCCCTCGCACGATGTACGAGCGCGCCCCCATGCTCCCGGGGATGATTCCCAGGTCTCCCTCCCGCGCCCGCACCGCCCCCTTGCGCGTCACCAGCACGTTCTTCCCGTAGTGGTGCTCGCGCGCCACGTAGTTGTGGTGGCAGTTCACCGCCGCCTCCGTGAGCTCGAACTCCGGCAGCTCACCGCTCGCCTTCAGCGCCTGCACCACCGAGCGCAGCATCAGCTCGCGGTTGGTCGCCGCGTACTCCTGCGCCCAGCTCACCGCGTGGATGTAGTCCTCGAAGTGCTCCGTCCCCTCGGGCAGGTACGCCAGCTCCTGGTCCGGCAGGTGGATGAAGAAGCGGCGCATGTCCTCCTTCGCCAGCTCGATGAAGTGGCTTCCGATCCGGTTCCCCACCCCGCGCGAGCCGCTGTGCAGCATCAGCCACACGTGGCCCGCCTCATCCAGGCACACCTCGATGAAGTGGTTCCCCGTCCCCAGCGTCCCGAGGTGCCCCAGCTCCGGGCCCCGGTCGATGCGCGGGTGCTTCGCGATGATGGCGTCGTAGCCGGGCTTCAGGCGGGCCCAGGCCTCGCGGTGCATGGCGGGCGCGTCCTGCCACGCGCCCCGGTCGTTCCGGCCGCCGTTATCCGTACGGCCGTGCGGCACCGCCTTCTCGATGACCGAGCGCACCTGCCCGAGCGAGTCCGGGAGCTGCTCCGCGCGCAGCGTGGTGCGCACGGCGATCATCCCGCAGCCGATGTCCACGCCCACCGCCGCCGGAATCACCGCGCCCGCCGTCGCCACCACGCTCCCCACCGTCGCGCCGTTACCGCGGTGCACGTCCGGCATCACGGCGATCCACTTGTGGATGAAGGGCAGCGACGAGATGGCGCGCAGCTGCTTCTTCGCCTCGTCCTCGAACGGCACGCCCAGCGTCCACGCCTTGATGGGCACCCCACCCGCCTCGTTCGACAGCACCTCGTAGTTGCGCTGCGTCTGCATGACCTGCTCCTTCGGAATCCGTCTTTCTTGCCGGCTCCCTAGAGCAGGGCGCGTGCCAGCCCGCCTCCAGAGGGAGCGGCCGAATCCCCTGTCCGTTTCCCTATCCAGCAGGATAAAGTCCTATCCCCATGGCGAAGACGCAGGCGCGCGAGACGGTGGTCCTCGGGATGCTCGGGACGACGCTGGACATGGGCCGGGGTCCCAAGCGGTGGGAGAAGTGGCGCCCCACGGTGGGCCTGTGTCAGCAGGACGACCTGGTCGTGCACCGGCTGGAGCTGCTCACGCTCCCGGGGCATGACGAGCTGGTCCAGATCGTGACGGAGGACATCGCCCAGGTGTCACCCGAGACGCGCGTACGCCCCACGGTGCTGGCCATCCGGGACCCGTGGGATCTCGAGGAGACGTACGGGGCGCTGCTCGACTACGTGAAGGCGTACCCCTTCCAGCCCGAGCAGGAGGACTACTTCGTCCACATCACCACCGGGACGCACATCGTGCAGATCAGCATGTTCCTCCTGGTGGAGAGCCGGCACATCCCGGGGCGGCTGGTGCAGACGTCGCCGCCCCGGGCGGGCCGCGACCACGGGGGGCCGGGGGAGCACGCCCTCATCGACCTCGACCTGTCGAAGTACGACACGCTGGCGAGGCGCTTCCAGCAGGAGCAGCGCGAGGGCCTGTCCTTCCTCAAGGCGGGCATCGACACGCGCAACCCGGCCTTCAACCGGCTCATCGAGCGCATCGAACAGGTGGCCACCAGCTCGCGCGCGCCGCTGCTGCTCACCGGGCCCACGGGGGCGGGCAAGTCGCAGCTCGCCAAACGCATCTACCAGTTGAAGAAGGCGCGGCGGCACGTGAGCGGCCCGTTGGTGGACATCAACTGCGCCACCCTGCGCGGGGATGGGGCCATGTCCGCGCTCTTCGGCCATGTGAAGGGGGCCTTCACGGGGGCGCTGAGCGATCGGCCGGGGCTGTTGCGCCAGGCCAACGGCGGCGTGCTCTTCCTCGATGAAATCGGAGAGCTGGGCGCGGACGAGCAGGCCATGCTGCTGCGGGCACTCGAGGACAAGCGCTTCCTGCCGGTGGGCTCGGACAAGGAGGTGGAGAGTGACTTCCAGCTCATCGCCGGCACCAACAGGGAGCTCCAGTCCGAGGTGGAGCGAGGGCGCTTCCGGGAGGACCTGCTCGCGCGCATCAACCTGTGGACCTTCCGGCTGCCGCCCCTGCGCGAGCGGCCCGAGGACATCCCGCCCAACCTCCTCTACGAGCTGGCCCAGGCCTCCCAGGCGCTGGGAACCCAGGTGACGATGAACAAGGAGGCGCAGGAGCACTTCCTGCGCTTCGCCACCTCGCCCGAGGCGCGCTGGAGCGGAAACTTCCGGGATCTCAACGCCGCGGTGCTGCGGATGGCGACGCTCGCCCCCGGTGGGCGCATCACCCGCGAGGGCGTGGACGAGGAGCTCGACCGGCTGCGCGCCGCGTGGGCGAAGAGCGGGCCGAAGCAGTCATCGGCGGAGGACCTCGTGGTGGAGGTGCTCGGGGAGGAGCGGGCCGAGGCGCTGGACCGGTTCGACCGGGCGCAGCTCGCGGAGGTACTCACCGTGTGCCGGCAGGCGCGCTCGCTGTCCGAGGCAGGCCGTACCCTCTTCGCCCAATCACGTGCGCAGAAGAAGAGCGTCAATGACGCGGACCGGCTGCGGAAGTA encodes the following:
- a CDS encoding RtcB family protein — translated: MQTQRNYEVLSNEAGGVPIKAWTLGVPFEDEAKKQLRAISSLPFIHKWIAVMPDVHRGNGATVGSVVATAGAVIPAAVGVDIGCGMIAVRTTLRAEQLPDSLGQVRSVIEKAVPHGRTDNGGRNDRGAWQDAPAMHREAWARLKPGYDAIIAKHPRIDRGPELGHLGTLGTGNHFIEVCLDEAGHVWLMLHSGSRGVGNRIGSHFIELAKEDMRRFFIHLPDQELAYLPEGTEHFEDYIHAVSWAQEYAATNRELMLRSVVQALKASGELPEFELTEAAVNCHHNYVAREHHYGKNVLVTRKGAVRAREGDLGIIPGSMGARSYIVRGKGNAEAFHSCSHGAGRVMSREAAKRRFTLDDHAKATEGIECRKDAEVIDETPAAYKPIDAVMAAQADLVEVVHTLRQVVCVKG
- the rtcR gene encoding RNA repair transcriptional activator RtcR — protein: MAKTQARETVVLGMLGTTLDMGRGPKRWEKWRPTVGLCQQDDLVVHRLELLTLPGHDELVQIVTEDIAQVSPETRVRPTVLAIRDPWDLEETYGALLDYVKAYPFQPEQEDYFVHITTGTHIVQISMFLLVESRHIPGRLVQTSPPRAGRDHGGPGEHALIDLDLSKYDTLARRFQQEQREGLSFLKAGIDTRNPAFNRLIERIEQVATSSRAPLLLTGPTGAGKSQLAKRIYQLKKARRHVSGPLVDINCATLRGDGAMSALFGHVKGAFTGALSDRPGLLRQANGGVLFLDEIGELGADEQAMLLRALEDKRFLPVGSDKEVESDFQLIAGTNRELQSEVERGRFREDLLARINLWTFRLPPLRERPEDIPPNLLYELAQASQALGTQVTMNKEAQEHFLRFATSPEARWSGNFRDLNAAVLRMATLAPGGRITREGVDEELDRLRAAWAKSGPKQSSAEDLVVEVLGEERAEALDRFDRAQLAEVLTVCRQARSLSEAGRTLFAQSRAQKKSVNDADRLRKYLTRFGLSWADVSGRGLSDVA